In Procambarus clarkii isolate CNS0578487 chromosome 89, FALCON_Pclarkii_2.0, whole genome shotgun sequence, the DNA window atggtaatgaaaaggcagactcgctagcaaaaactgccaataTCAACACTTTCAGAAACGGGAATGCTCCCTGTGagtggcacatttcctttcaggaagactctacctgttgtacaagttcaaatacctccaagtttttcacagattaaggaacaaataaagaagaaaatactcccaactatcaaaagtcgccacagagccaaagtagcggaaggaagatccactgcgatatggtacgaacaagccactgggtactactctttcataCCTGACAaatagatatccagagacattgcagtagccatacacagactcaagacttggttacaagtgctgctgggaggtaataaaccaaatagttaaagagtgtcatatccgtggaacagaagcagaggcgccactattgcattacttactggaatgtgaaggaactgaagccctgcgcatcaaactcgacATTAATCCAATGAGAGCAGCTGCATTAATTGCTAAATCCACattgactacaatgattagaaaagcagttgaagaatgggacacactaatGAACACTGTTAATCTATATCTGCCACCAagataatttattttatttatttatttatatacaagaaagtacattgggtttatgagagtacataacattgatgttttaCTTATTTGCAGGGAAATACCTGCGTGGGCTCTAAGCCTCTGACTggtccactaagtgttgcttgtttctgtttaacttaggcggagtgtgagtattCTTGTAAAGCCTCTAGCACGCATAGCTAGTGCGTGCTATGTAATTTTATTAGCACAATGCAtgctataatgttattaaaacaagactaaaaccagtgcgctaaaacagaagcggaaaAGAAACGGGAAAAAAAGAAGGAAACCCCATCTCCATTTAAAACTGACCCAAATACCACAGTAATAAGGTTATTGCGAATAGCCTAACTCAATAACCTAactcgtgctacatggacatttcgttctgaggagCTAAATATAAAACAAGCTTATATCCTTCTTTGAAACTATGCCAAGTAGCCAAAGAACAGAAGATTAATATAAGGAGTGGCTCGACTTCACTGGAGAGGCTTCTCCTCACTGGCGAGAAAGAGTTGCTAGACTTCAATGGAAAGAGAGTGATTATAAAGTAGAAAATAGACTTCAATAGAAAGGGAAATACTTTATCGGAGAAATTACCGTGACTCCTCATGCGTCATTAAAAAGACATTTATGCAAGAGAAGTGTTGATTAAAACACAGATAGGATATGGGAGGAGAGTCTAACTTCTTGTAAAATAATCTCAAGAACAAGGCGGAAGAACAATTAAGTATGCGATGATCGATTCACCTATGACTTACTCAGAGCACTGAGTATAATTGGGTTCTTACATTTCGAttcacctgatacctctgtttacctagcagtaaataagtatacAGGAggtagggaactcatttttgggTTGCATCCTTGGGAAGATCATCAGCAGTTGGTCCAGGAGGCATTGAAAATCCTAAACAGGCTTCCTgtacttatgcaggcgatgagtcacaataacgtggctgaagtatgttgaccagaccacacactaggaagtgaagggacgacgacgtttcggtccgtcctggacccttctcaagtcgatgattttgagaatggtccaggacggaccgaaacgtcgtcgtcccttcactttctagtgtgaagtctggtcaacatattcctGTACTTACCCCTCAGTACGTACCTGTGTGTCAATGGGGGGTTAGGTTTATCTCCATTGGTCACAATTGTAACCAAAGCTAAAAATACTAACTGTGTTACAATATAACTATTCTGatgttcaaattctttgttaaatCTGGCCTTAAAGATGTAGATGGAGGTGCCTTCCACAACTCTTTGTGTTTAGTGCATTTTACTTGACTACCAGTACAGGGTACGACCATTTCCTTACACCTTCggttcattaatttgcgttttcagcttctacctgtgtcttcttgtcctactttctctcactCTGAAGAGAATATCCTTGTACTCCTCCCACCCTCAGTATcttatatgttgtgatcatattcccCCTCGGTTTCTTCTATCCTTGATAGAAATGGTTGATAGAAAGGGGAAGGATAGAtagggttgtgagatttagttccattaaCCTATCCTCATTGGTTAACCCTCTTGGCTCTGGtaccaatcttggtgcaaaaaccTCGACTATCCTGTATCCAACAATGGGAACCActctgcgtattagtggcttcatATAATTTAAATTGTATACCTGCGAGTACTTCACTGTAGCACGATTCAtatgtttgtattttatatatttatatgaatACGTATTGTTATTATCTACAGGTGATCCATGGTCTCGTAGCCTCTGCACGCACAGAAGCTGATTGAGAGAATTGTCCTCTTAGGCATAATGCGTAAATGGGTAAAAGGTTAAATTTGATaataattcaagttcaagtatgtttattgagacaagaaaaaattatcctcaaagggatagagtagcttaggctatttctacccccctctactacaAGATACTAATGACATGGCCAAGTTTATATTTTATTTTCGATGACAACAAAGACACTTTTGGAGATAGGACAAAGGATTACGATACCATATAGATGAATTTGTGGATATGACAGATATTAAATTACACTATTTTGCCCATTTCAATTTCAAAACGCAACAGATGCACTTGTACTGACCATATTGTTTGCTATTTCAAAGGTTTCATCAATAAATTTACTTTCAAAATGTTACTAACGTTATAATTAATCTAAGATTTTTTGTTTAATGTGTTTAGCCTTACATGAAACACACTAGTTGGTCCATAAATAAAAGAAAGAAAACGAGTCTTGAGACAATTCATAGAAAACTAAACTTTTGAACTGTATATACGCATTACATAATGTagaaaagaaaaacaaatatatttactttCTAATATAAATACAGTAGaattattataaataatattttatatctTAAATACATTAAATGTTCTTTGATGTATTTTTTACCGTTTTagcaataaatatataaaaatgaaaCATAATTATTAGTGCATCTGTCTTTAATATTTTTATTTCAGTGTTTTTCATTACCTCTACAGATCTTTGTGAGCAGCAGCTGGCTGTTAGGGAGAAGGTAAATAACTAATTTTGTCGGGGTCAGGAAGGATGTGTATAACTAAATATGACTTTTAAGCTTGTATCGGGTAACCTCCCAGGTCTAACtgttgaccttccccaggatgtaacaccacaacagttgcctggctatccgggtacctatttactactgggtgaacagaggcattaggtgaagtaAAACATGCCTAACCATTTctaggatacaagacactccgtacattgacaacatcgcacactaatatttttaccacttcggacaccagctttcgacgtttcgcatgtgtacgtgttccatattaaaacgacaatataatgctattaacaattaaaatcttttatttaacaggcatatagttattaaatgaagtttagtgatgtaatagacataatccggagttggtaaggacgccgcccgccagcgtaaacacaacacacccgaatgcccacaaacacgatacaacgcacaaaacacaacacttctgtcagtttttggataaactccttttatatttattatgtgagagttatacttgtataaaatgataactattataggtaagcgcctaatatttaatattaatcaataaaaaagaagtcagaagccacacacctgtctgtacatgtcttttgtgtaaaagtattttgggcgctcatgtacttgtgcgctagctggcgttcacaactgttctcgcctacaagcattagaattaaacaaacgaattcattttttcatttatatacaagaagagaaggctacccttgagtctgtaatattcatctgatcactggtctcccatttggtcctcatcgctttatcttactattattgaatgtcaataaccatattatgcaatttcaatttttgataaaaatgagttccctgttgggttatttgtggacctgcgtaaagcttttgacactgtcaaccaccaaaaccttcttcttaaattacgtcattatggagtcagaggacactccctgcaatacctcaaatcctaccttactgacaggctccaatatgtttctgtgaataatacaatttctcccaccctacccatcaacattggtgttcctcagggcagcatacttggccctctcctctttctcatctacattaatgaccttccaaatgcctcccaacacctcaaaccaattctatttgctgatgacacaaccttcatttactccagtcctgacccccttatatgcagtgaacgtaggtgtctatggaagagtacatcatagaggagggtgaaaggaaggtgacgatggaggaggagaagggagggggtgtgaaggtaggtgatggaggagtagaggggaggaggggggcaaaggtaggtgtctatggaagagtacatcatagaggggggtgaaggtaggtggcgatggagtagagcaaaaggggtggggtttgaaagtaatcctgagtttaattttttagttatatatagtgacacctcggcttacgaatgaatatttatgaacttttcgggttacgagcctaatttcttcgaaaaatttgaatcgggttacaaactttgcctcgggaaaggagtttgttgatatacgtatgggctgacctagcgcgtggtggcatggtgatcgcgcctcagtttaccagtgtctcctgcctagtaagtattgcgcctgaattctttgtaaagcattacatttgttttgggatttttggctatttgaacataaaaaattttatgatatatcttgccatgagtcccaagaaagccagtggtaaggtttcgAGGGGGGGggaaaagatgaatcaagtttgaaaatgtgaaaagtttgtgtgacaatagagcctcgtggaaaacttttgctgtggtcattacctggtggaatgcacccaggatggagtattagggctatacatcttttaaatcataaagtaataaacatttcccatcaaccttacaaacaatattaacctattttcatgtatttcccccatgtgcattttaacaaagttgctaaattgcctttatcattctgtaaaatttcaattacagtactgtatgtataattttgttagtataaatggactgaatattctgaaattgctattaattttacaatttcagattcaaaggtggtctggacacccaatttggtcagacaggtgaagagagcttttaggatagttcgaagagatgaagatggtcacaattgtgttcgaagaggcaaacgcccccctttgctcctgacattatgttcaaccattgacctctgcacacctaacacaaggtaggttgaaaactcctccttcatgtcattggttcattagccagaaacttagggcccatgcaggaatatccctaaaaaaaaaaaaagtggccccaacaatgcatcctccaagtctggaggatgagcaggagcattgtcgagaagcaggccctttagtgtcaaacttttctcttgccgatattttttgatggcagggcaaaccactctacatcacagtttttctgcacgttatatattttgtaaaactcttggattttcggaatgatacacgagcaagggtttaattttcaaatcgccacacagcacaagagttagcctatcctgacacaagttagcccaagttagcttgtgtccgggcagtgacgtctcctcttgggtaatgtatgtcctcttcggcaattttttccagaatagccatgtctcctcacaattaaacacttgttgtggaatatatccatcaatacagtatctacaaaatctttaaaatcacgaacaaatctttcagcccctactttgtctgagctggcaccctcaccatgcctcacaacactatgaataccacgtcttttttcaaaatttctcaaaccatcccctactcaccttaaactctttcgtatctgcaaatctcgttctaggggttttctttataagatcttgcatgaagatttcattgttgaccaaaccacacactggaaattgaatagacgacgacatttcgatccatcctggaccattataaagtcgattgtgatgagatgagggaagcaagagcattaagtaggcaagagagagaggtgaggagatggcaagtatgtacgtatgtacatgaataaaacatgtacatacttatacataacgtgtgtaaatagtgtaataaacacaatgacagtattttgggaggaggaatgttggcgagtaatgtgttggaagagggagggaggactggcagggtgtggcagctcactcatgtttttttggctcaccataccaacatagtggatcgttatggtgaatacatacgtagatgggtatatacaatgtgtgtatatagtgcaataacagcaaaaacactgtttgattgtagaatatgtcgcatatatgaggcccataattttgagcatagcgatgttctatactttgaattatataaattccacaaattacacacttttaaataatattacagcaaaaaaaagaagaaatgaatgagaaacttcaaaataattgcgcaacattttattcgcagcaactgccgtcgcacggggtggcggggccaacagacccccatcgctccaacgctcagcgcccataatttgctcaacttcccagctccatcgcagctaaagtaagtcacatacaatattttttgtttagtttccccgtgatcagactctgcattttaacaatataagaagagaaaaaaatttttggaaagaatttatttcttgtgcaccagggtgttatttggagacagagcagttcagtggttaactactaaatttttttttctcccacacacgcacccccctaggaagcagcctgtaacagctaactcccagatacctatttactgttaggtagcaggggtcatccccttttgtacaaagaatctgctaaagcttttagggctaatctttgacactcgtttgtctttgtcgccccatatttttttacgtccgagttgaatgctctaaggcccttaactaactttaggtcatgtcccatacttcttggggagctaatcgacactgctcctctctttacattcctctctcgttctgtctaaactcgattatggccctgtttactcgtctgcttctccttctacccttcaccatctggacacactgcatcatactgggttacggctcagctctggtacctttccttcaacacctaccctaagcctgtatgttgaaactggcgtcctgtttctacaggatcgccatgatcgctactgtcttctccaccttgcacggtccttacagcaccctcactcttgcttatgtcatgccttgacctttacccatcctgtggttcctgttccccttcaccacctatctctttctgtacggttgtctctcttacaaaatgctctttcagtttgtgttaccaatatttcccctcatgtcattccgtctttgcccctatggaggggtccccgtgtgggaaaaacctgctgggattgatataagaggagactaccagggacttgtactgaactaaattaaaaatttactgtctgcaaattaattcaactaaaatctctagctagggttgtaaatcctagatcctcttttcctaatgacagactgtgggctgtaagggacaggtggggtgaatgacttagttgatagaagttccaatccacctgtagacagggatctcacatcagcttgtattttatacaaggataagatttaattaattcagttatatgactgaacactggctctgtttaaatcagggatttaaacatacatagtctaacctagcaccataacttacagccaatagattcttatactataaacaacaaattaaattgtaaaagtataataaatgaccttaaatgtagtctaaatactgttaagtaagtactagaaattatattcaattaaatgaacttatatgataacttaaaaaataactaagcaagcaattgataacttaatttatatattcaaatatatatgcagacatattcaatttatctacagttagcttgactgaatctcttccaacactatggacacttgtgaggttcttacttattgaggctgaattctttctgacacaatggacactcatgaggttcagtgcttggataagattcacagctacactacaattttaatatactgatatgtgaggcttagcctcgctttttaaccaacagacagatttataggatattaaagctacacaagcatacaattggccaatcatataccaaataaccttcaatatacttctctgccagtcggggtgcctgtctgacaagtttgccagactgattaactttctcttgttgagtttaggcacgatattttgctacagcgttgctgtatgatgatctggtagcgttgctacgtgattatcctgcagttgcagaagaatgattggagataaagaataggaatgaaggtggtggaaactgcgtcactgtgatctccactaaacactcttattttatataaatgttctaggattttccttgtagatattgtccaggtactcccccagttctagagagtattcactagcgatgaaaatattagataaggtgtccttgagctggtaatgttcgctaaggatcagtcacttgttcactcagttgtaaacaaacgcggagtatgCCGCGGGGCGTCTTGGAGCGCGCTTCTTGCTCCCAAgatgctcctccctcttccttgagaggtagctttcagtgaatattgattgattatttttacagtctagacttatgattaagataagatgtgattataatataattagatataagatttaaagattataagtagtatttgaaagtaccactgaatcttattatggATTTGATTTTTAATCTCTACCGGAAGcgaataaatgttccaatagttttttaattaagaaatccttctagaagcttctggatccttgagagatcatgtacaaagtcacgtaggcatcaaaagggcccctgttgcgtacgtgttcatggtgccattgtcatccaggatcaagctataaaatgaatctttaatgattctaatatgattttgatacgatttagatatgattttgatatgatatagaaatgatatagaaattatacatttcttagatgattattagatatggtgggtaaaaatttcccacaccccgttcctaaattctgtaagccttgacccacatgactaaaacttttacccctcctacagttctaaatcaccttttccttgaacacttttcttcacacttccactctatttccgtcttcaccaatgggtcttaagtctgcagacggtgtaggctactctgttgtttttcctgactgcacctttgtgtctcctgcctccggagactagcatcttcatggcagaactttatgctattctctatgctcttcgtctcttgctttctcattctcattcctcctttgtggttgtagttgattctcgtagtgccctcatggctctagggtcctttaatcccgtccatccggtggtcattgagattcaacattggctgtttcttatttctagtaaatttaaatcagtagagttttgctgggttcccagccatattggtgtttcaatgagcgtgcggatgctgccgctaaggaagctatccgttcttgtcccatctcccgtaaaggtattccttattccgacttttatcctgttattcattcttccccgttggcagggttgttggtcctctgtggttggtaacaagctgcgtactctcaaacttagtgtgtccccgtggccttcctcctaccaccgtaaccggcggtgggacactgctttggcacggctgtgggttggtcatacccgcttaacccacggtcacttaatggagcgccgccctgctccttattgtccgaattgcgttgtccctcttacagttgtgcatatccttgttgaatgtcctgacttccaggacgagcgtgtgtcttgctttccgaccgtccctcgcagtcacttgtccctcgatagaattctaggtgaatcggatacttttgatatcgttcgccttatgcgtttttgttctcgtattggcattcttggtgatatttagcgccctctgattacttCGCACTCTGATGGTGCTACttggccttcccggtttggtgccttcttttggtaattaccttaccttcattgttgtttcattttaatgtggtagttgtgatatggattgttctggctcacgtgcaaggtcttggatttttttctgttttatattaagaaattgccagtcttgttactatttgtagagttagagatctgcattaaggcctcaatattatattctttattttttttataacatgttatcagcaatttttgtggttggtaatatttagattaatgtcagtgatgtatatgacaagggttaagaccccttgtggtatgacagcatttttccccagtcatttctttaacaaatgaaagggtcctcgtaaccattcttttgtcctttctaccatgtacctgtttgttgcttcttggtctttcctttggtactttggctattaaaacaatggcctttggtaatgttgcaattaccatttctaaaaaaaaatgagcaggttcattaggcagggtttgtttttagcaaagttttacaaaaatattccattccttcaggaccttgcagatgttaggtcaaactaattgacagtaatctgttttgccctttcaaacaatgatggttttaatctaggtaaaatatttcagaatatctgaagtttggcagacaaatcatttaagagctttgattaaatttaagttaccaaagactttgtgaaaaccatgttgtatagatgcttcagtgtcacttttcaaatgttttgtaaatttaacaTTGATCTTTAACTAAAGaatcataatttgtacaaagcttaggtgttgcatagctttaaatttactttcaaatatgaaaactaaaatattgactaaagtttcttccactttaatatttcagactaatttgcaatatttgttagtttatgtaaattgaataggtagtccacttttacatcttttcaatgcattttgcatgcacctatgtaacaagttacaaataggtgtaaattttaccaagtatttattttcaaagtaaaaaaatttaaatgtttaaacattgcaacaatagtagtaaacaataatttccacaaattacacacttttaaataatattacagcaaaaaaaaaggaagaaatgaatgagaaacttcaaaataattgcgcaacattttattcgcagcaactgccgtcgcacggggtggcggggccgacagacccccatcgctccaacgctcagcgcccataatttgctcaacttcccagctccatcgcagctaaagtaagtcacatacaatattttttgtttagtttccccgtgatcagactctgcattttaacaatataagaagagaaaaaaaatttttggaaagaatttatttcttgtgcaccagggtgttatttggagacagagcagttcagtggttaactactaaatttttttttctcccacacacgcaccccccctaggaagcagcctgtaacagctaactcctagatacctatttactgttaggtaacaggggtcatccccttttgtacaaagaatctgctaaagcttttagggctaatctttgacactcgtttgtctttgtcgccccatattttttacgtccgcgttgaatgctctaaggcccttaactaactttaggtcatgtcccatactttttggggagctaatcgacactgctcctctctttacattcctctctcgttctgtctaaactcgattatggccctgtttactcgtctgcttctccttctacccttcaccatctggacacactgcatcatactgggttacggctcagctctggtacctttccttcgacacctaccctaagcctgtatgttgaaactggcgtcctgtttctacaggatcgccatgatcgctactgtcttctccaccttgcacggtccttacagcaccctcactcttgcttatgtcatgccttgacctttacccatcctgtggttcctgttccccttcaccacctatctctttctgtacggttgtctctcttacaaaatgctctttcagtttgtgttaccaatatttcccctcgtgtcattccgtctttgcccctatggaggggtccccgttcctaaattctgtaagccttgacccacatgactaaaacttttacccctcctacagttctaaatcaccttttccttgaacacttttcttcacacttccactctatttccgtcttcaccaatgggtcttaagtctgcagacggtgtaggctactctgttgtttttcctgactgcacctttgtgtctcctgcctccggagactagcatcttcatggcagaactttatgctattctctctgctcttcatcaactcttttctcgctgtcaa includes these proteins:
- the LOC138359166 gene encoding uncharacterized protein isoform X2, with protein sequence MYSKVVWTPNLVRQVKRAFRIVRRDEDGHNCVRRGKRPPLLLTLCSTIDLCTPNTSNCRRTGWRGQQTPIAPTLSAHNLLNFPAPSQLNNCRRTGWRGRQTPIAPTLSAHNLLNFPAPSQLNNCRRTGWRGRQTPIAPTLSAHNLLNFPAPSQLKLWDRCS
- the LOC138359166 gene encoding uncharacterized protein isoform X4, with amino-acid sequence MYSKVVWTPNLVRQVKRAFRIVRRDEDGHNCVRRGKRPPLLLTLCSTIDLCTPNTSNCRRTGWRGQQTPIAPTLSAHNLLNFPAPSQLNNCRRTGWRGRQTPIAPTLSAHNLLNFPAPSQLKLWDRCS
- the LOC138359166 gene encoding uncharacterized protein isoform X1 produces the protein MYSKVVWTPNLVRQVKRAFRIVRRDEDGHNCVRRGKRPPLLLTLCSTIDLCTPNTSNCRRTGWRGQQTPIAPTLSAHNLLNFPAPSQLNNCRRTGWRGRQTPIAPTLSAHNLLNFPAPSQLNNCRRTGWRGRQTPIAPTLSAHNLLNFPAPSQLNFRLWDRCS